In the genome of Impatiens glandulifera chromosome 6, dImpGla2.1, whole genome shotgun sequence, the window CAACCGATGGTAGAGAACAGCCTATATTTGGATTGAACATGATTCTTCTTCAGTTTTTGGTGAAGCCACTGTGGAGATTATAgctaattttattgtaatttttgttttctttaaggGAACTCAAAGCTTTACAGTGCGCATGTTTCACAAATGGTTGTCCTTAACTCTAATGTGACTCATCCATTAGGATTATTGAATGATCCTAATGCTTTTCCAGTTGATGGGTTTAGCGGGTCTTTGGTTGAGTTTATGGTCAAAGAAACTGAGAAGCTTCATGCTCGTGTATCCACCTTTAAAGTATCCACAGGTAAACTAGTTCAATATTTAGTGTTCATCATTCATCTAGTTGATCTTATGCTGGTTCTTTGTCAGGTTCTTCATCTAATTGGTCGCCTGATCAATATTAACAGGAAAGTATGGGATATATATGTACTTTAAAAACCTTCTTCCCAGATTGGTTAAGGAAGGAGATGATGGTAATTGTGGATCAACAGCAGTATGTGACACAATTTGTCTTCAGGTATAGTCTATaaagatatagatatagatatggTATCCCCATTGATCAATTTGACGAATTCGTGTCAATTCTTCTTCCAGGCCCTTTCGAAGAGAATTCACTATGGGAAATTTGTAGCAGAGGCTAAGTTTCGAGCTTCGCCCGAGGACTATACAAGTGCAATAAAAGCACAACTAAGTGTGTGGGAGCACTTACATAAAGTTCCTGTTAGTTGTTACAATAGAGGTCAATTAATGAACTTTTGATATTGTCTTTGTTGTAGGACCGAAAATGGCTGATGGATTTACTTACATATCCAATGGTTGAAGAAGCAGTGAAGAGAATGGTGGAGATAAAATCGAAAACTCATGGTCAAGAAGTGGTGATTAATCAGGGGATGAACTGGTTTCAGGTTCAGATCCGAATTACAGAATAAAACCAAACTTGGTTGGGGATTTGTATGGAGATTGGATCATGCCATTGACAAAGGAAGTTCAAGTTGAGTATTTGTTAAGAAGACTTGATTGacatgtaataataataataataataatatgttattagATTACTTACTACTTATGTATTATAAATCAATGCCCTAATGTTTGGCCTCCCCTGTTTTAGAACAAAACAAAGTCTTATTGCCGACCAATGAATGATGTCTtaatcttatattaattaattatatttgtatgtttatTTCAGATTTCAATATGATttccttatttatattattattgatcttttgagaaaagaaaatgaaagtgtATTAAGGAAGAGGACGCGTAATGAAACAAGTATGAACTGGATAACACTAACTGCTCTGCTGTTTGTATTCATTTCCAGATCcatctattaattatatatgttaactAAGTTTAAGATTCAAGTTACTTGTTAATAATTAGCTAAAAATGAAACTTAGATTTAGTATCATAATTAATACAAACTAATTTCATGAGACAGAATATAATAATCCACTGAATAACAAACTAAAATAAGCATACAAAATTCCAACAAATTTGCTAAGTTGAAACTTTGTCTAACCGATTGTAGGTTCACAACTTTGTCTAACCGATTGTAGGTTCACTTGGGTGGTTTGCTCCAAGTTTGTTTCTGTTCCTCAAGACTTCCAACAACTGCCGATTGTTGTCTGTCGGCTAGCCGAGCCACAAAATGATCATAGCATGCAATTGAATCCAcattttccaaaattctaaCCATTTTTCCCATATTAGCATCAGTAATAATTGTCTGCCCATCTTCAGATTCTAATCCCATTGCCATTCCTACAACAGACTTCTCTATAAATTTGAGACCGGTCGCCAGCCATTACTACTGCACCTAATATTTCACCTAAAAACATGCCCTGCAGAATAACATAAACAAATGCCAATTATTTATTGTATACAAACTAGTGTAACCAACCAATGAATGGATGTCAACTTACCACATGTTGATATCTGTGTTTCTTTTGTTGCAGCTTGTATAGACGAGACAGTAATCGTTTAGCTAGAAAAGCTTCGGGCGTCTTCTTGTTGATACGAAGCCTTCCTAGAATCACGGGGAATTCACTGAGCTTACGCTGGACACTCAATGGGATAAGTGTGATGTTAAGATCAGATTCGAAAACTGTTTTCGCAGCCAAACCCCACGCCCAAACCCCAACCCTAAACTAACTAAGCATTTCCGAAATGAAGCAATCCCTAAACTAAACTTCAGTAATCTAGGCATATTGCAGTAATCATTAATCTCTAAACTAAACTAAATGATTAGAACGAGAAAGGAGAACTAACCTCAGGTCTCTGAATGATTCGAACGAGAACGAGAAACGAAGAACGTCCGGCTGGTGCTTGGAGATCGTCCGGCTGTGGCTTGGCGATCGTCGGGATGCTCGGCAGGAAGAAAGGGACCGGAAGAATGGTCGGGATGCTCGAGAAAGC includes:
- the LOC124942695 gene encoding chorismate mutase 1, chloroplastic-like isoform X2 produces the protein MVVLNSNVTHPLGLLNDPNAFPVDGFSGSLVEFMVKETEKLHARVSTFKVSTGKYGIYMYFKNLLPRLVKEGDDGNCGSTAVCDTICLQALSKRIHYGKFVAEAKFRASPEDYTSAIKAQLRPKMADGFTYISNG
- the LOC124942695 gene encoding chorismate mutase 1, chloroplastic-like isoform X1; amino-acid sequence: MVSPGRRIMHKAVFSVIYYSICHLHATDGNSKLYSAHVSQMVVLNSNVTHPLGLLNDPNAFPVDGFSGSLVEFMVKETEKLHARVSTFKVSTGKYGIYMYFKNLLPRLVKEGDDGNCGSTAVCDTICLQALSKRIHYGKFVAEAKFRASPEDYTSAIKAQLRPKMADGFTYISNG